GATCTTATAACCTCACCTTTAGAGGATCTAATTTGCTTGCTACAAGACCAACACTTcaagttaatttttttccaataaactattttttatttcaattaaaagTGTTTCAAAATgtgttattttcttattttcataCTTCAAAAGgtaaatcaatcaatatataaattttctaCGCCACTAAATTATACATTTTCCAAAGACTTATAGTCCATAATAACAGCGGCGAAGTTAAGATTTTGTCAAGGGATAATCGAGATTAAATAAATGATGTGCGTGTTTGGATATACAATAGGAATTAAGTCGAATGTCGAAATTACATTGaacaaaaattaagaaaaattgttTCTATTAATTTGTTACTATATCCAAACATGAACTAAAATTATAAGATTTTGCTAGTAGGGGCTTGGCCATTCcatgtaaaaaaagaaaaactgatCTTGCTAGTAGCTTAGAGATATGTAGTGTGTGTTTGTTTTTCCGTTCAAACCATGTTAGCACACGTTCCAAGATAAAAACACACATTCCTAAGCATCAAACGTGAAAGGAGGGTAGGAGTTCAGTTGGGTGAAAGCTGGTTGAGGTTGGGTATCCAAACAGGCACGTACATGGTTCAAGCAATAATCAGAACAGCAACTAATTTTTGGCAAAAACTTCCAAAATCTTGGGGTGACCATGGCCCCACCCCCGTTCATAGCAAGCAccgattttttttcttgaacaTCACAAAGTATGTGAGTTATAGTGACATCCAATCACAGCTAATTAACGAATTTCTATTTACACAAGGCTTTAGGTTGAGTAATTTACTGTATTTGCTTAAGTAAGgcacttcattttcttttttaaaactcACATTTTCCTAAGATGTTGTGTTGTGTATTAAGTATGAAACGGTACCAGTTTTAGTGGACATCAATCACATCATCATATTCATGCCTATGGCCAAACTCGTTCACGCGGAACCCGGTTCGGGTCTCCCCCACCATCCATCACCCTGCATTGCATTACAGTCTGAAACATAACGTGACACCTGATGGCGCGTATTCAATTTGTCCGCAAACGCAACCAACACCTTTTCAGCTTGAAATTTTTGACTCATTATTAaagctttgaaaaaaaaaagagaagctGTAAAAAGATAAAGCTCCCAAACCAAACAAAACACAAAGCAAAAGCGTTTCCTCCCTCCATATATATTCCTCCACCCCATCGAAAATCGCGTTCTCTTTTTCCCCATGAATAATTACTAAACATTTTGGATGAATTTCGGTTTCATGACATGCCACCGAAACCATAGGTCGATGATCACAGAGATACTGACAAATCATTCACCAACACAATATTCATCAAACACGCAACCTTTCGAGAGTAAGACATATGTCCTTACCAACAGAGCGAACATGCGTTGTCAAGGCGAGTGGACACATGGGGCCCACACAGACTAATAATTAGGTGATCAGAAGGCAGTCCACATGTTATGCAAGGTCACCACGCGGCAAATCCCACTCTCCATGCTTTCTCTCATACCACACTCGCTTCCTTGATGAATCAACCACACACGTTACCATATCAACGGTGATGATGATGAGTGTCCACTGAAGATTCTGTCAGGCTGATCACATGTTATAACAACCGTAAAACCAGCTCTCATCTATTTCTTCTGCTAATTCAATTCTGAATCCTCTAGAAGAAAAAGTGAGGACTAAAACAGAACAGAGAACAGAGAAGCAGAACCAGAAGAGGAcgaagtagaagaagaagaagcgcaTTTCTCGTGTTTCGATCAGGTGCGACGCGCGCACACCGTAATGCCTTCGGACGGAGCAACTTCGGCGGCGACGAATCGGCGGAAGCCGTCGTGGAGGGAGAGGGAGAATAACCGGAGGAGGGAGCGGCGTCGGAGAGCCATCGCGGCGAAGATTTACACCGGGCTTAGGGCTCAGGGGAATTACAACTTGCCTAAGCACTGTGACAACAACGAGGTTCTGAAGGCTCTCTGTGCTGAAGCTGGTTGGACTGTTGAAGAAGATGGCACCACCTATCGCAAGGtacctttcttcttccttcaaacTTGTGTGTTGTTTGATGTTCGTGGAGATCTCGTTTTGCATTTTGATTAGCATTCACTGTTCGATTCAAATCTTCCTATAATTGTGTAGTTTCTGTTTTCACTGGATCGATCTGGTTTCTTGATTCTAGCTCCAATTAGCTTAATTAGTTGATTTCTTACATGATTAATCGTTGTTTCTTGTGTTGATTCTGTTCAAGAGAGAGATGAGAAGAAAGGACTGAATCAATTGTTGTTTAGTCCAATTAATGCTGCTACATGCAATTTGAGCATGATTAACATGTTTGaatcaattttgttttcaatCAATTCTGGAATTTTGAAGCAGAAGTTTCTACTCATAATTGCTTTTGgctcagaatcaattgtaatcTCCAAAGATGCTAGAAATGTTGGAATCAGGAAGTGAAACTTGCTAAGAATTGATTAAGCATCTTTGATGATTGTTGTATATGTTTTAGGGTTTTGATCTGATGATTGATTATTTGTGAATAGGGATCTAATGCAGCAGCAGGAGGAGGTGCAGGTGACGGTGCAGGAACCTCCACCAGAAACACCCCATTCTCTTCACAAAATCCAAGTCCTCTTTCATCATCATTTCCCAGCCCAATCCCTTCCTACCAAGTTAGCCCCACCTCTTCGTCATTTCCAAGCCCTTCTCGTTTGGATGCCAGCAACCTCTATCCATACATGAGGAATGTGTTTCCGGCGTCTCTACCTCCTTTGAGAATATCAAACAGTGCCCCTGTGACGCCACCCCTGTCTTCCCCGACCTCGAGGAACAATCCGAAACCAATTCCTACATGGGACTCAATTGCCAAGGCATCCATGGCAGCAGCATCCTTCAATCATCCTCTGTTTGCTGCTTCTGCTCCTGCTAGCCCCTCGCACCGACACCTTTATACCCCGCCTACTATACCCGAATGTGATGAGTCTGACTCCTCCACTGTTGAGTCTGGTCAGTGGTTGAACTTCCAAGCGTTCGCGCCCTTCGCACCTTCTCCTCCATCTGGGATGCAAATGTCTCCAACTTTTAACTTTATTAAACCTGTGATGAGGCAGCAGCAAAACATGCCTGATAGCAGGGATCAAGAGATGAGAAGTTCAGAGGCAGATTTTGGGGTACAGGTGAAGCCTTGGGTTGGGGAGAGGATTCATGAGGTGGGGTTGGATGATTTGGAGCTCACTCTTGGAAGCGGGAAGGCGCCTAGTTAGGTAGCCTGCTTCCAGAATCTCTCCATGGGAGTTATGTGTGAGTGAGTTTGATGCCCGAAGATTGTCCATTCAATTGAAGGGTTCAAACACTCCACAGCGTAACGGATACCTTCGTTCAGCTCTCTGGGTTGAAGCAGCTAGTATTTATAATTCGAATGGAGATATATCAGATGTGATGAGAATTTTATGTTCAAAATTATGTCCAAACTCTcatttatctcttttttctttcttatatattaaaattacttCAAATTGGAAGGATTTTAAACATCTAAAAAAATGACTGAGATTGTTATTATTTGATCATTAGAATTACTTCCATTgactttgttatttttgttgCTTCCTTTCCATTTGTTCACACAAAGGTTTCACAAGAACAAGCTAGTATGATTCAATCATAGGCTAATTTTAGAGAGGGCAGTGATGAGGATCCCTGAATTCTGGGTTTGGGCAGCCTTTATGCCGCCAACTTGAACTATGATCCTTGCTCCTTGATTGCCTAATTATGAGTGTAGTGATAGTGACAGTGGTGATCCAGGGAGGAGGAGTACTAATAGCTGGGGATTGTACAATCATCTGGGTTATTAACCATGATTGTTTTAATCCAGGTTTCGTTGGCTGTCATGATTCATGATAGGGCAGTCCTAGGTAAGGTTAGTGCCTTAGTGGGTCTGAAAACTAACCTCACCCTAGTATAGCAAAGCTGTGCTAGTCTTCTGAGAATGACTGATCGGCCAATAGCTCAATTGTACATTAAATGCACATGTTCAGTGTTGAGCTTGGCTTGGTAGTGACATTGGCAGGTTGAGAATTTACACAACTCAACCCCAAGCTTTGAGGCAGGGTAAGGTCACAAACCCTCAAAGCTGCTAGGGTGAAGAAGCTTTGATGATAATTGATAAGGTCTACCAGCTTAAAGTGCTTAATAATGATAAGATTGAACTGTGGGGGTTGGGTAGCAAAATGTCCCTGAATATTTCAAAATGTTCTGGAATGTAAAATGCCTACTAGTTGAAACAGACCAATTTAAAATGTTCAGGAATTTCTGTTTAGTAAAACAATGCAGTCGGATCCTGTCTGCAATAATGGATTCCAATAGAATTTTTCTGTCAGAAGCACAAAGCCCAATTTCCAAATAGTATAATTTTAGATAGAATTATGACAAGTCATCACTACTGACCATTTCTGGATTTTGCAGTATTTTATTTAACTTATCTTAGAATAAAAAAAGATTATATTTTAAAGCAATTTATTCTCAGCCTTTGTATGGGACGTGGAGAGGCTAGAAAATTGGCTGAGGAAAGCCATGAAAAGCATCAAGAAAAGACAAAGGACACTAGGCACATGTCCAAAAAAACCCTCTTGAATATGGAGGCTCCAACAGCCCTCCTCTCTTATTGAATAGGCTATGAACTCGTCATACTAACACTAGTATCATGTTCATGCTACTCTTCCAAAAAAAGTGTAACATCATAAAAACAATGGGACATGGAAGCATTAACAATTGTACATGATGTATGATAAAGTGGGAAATGTATTACAGAATAGAGAAACAGCAACTTAACAATAagtgtcccaaaagaaacatgCAGCTTCACGTGGGAGCTTCAAAGAACAAGATAAGACCTATTATTTTATGGTTAGGTTAGGTGGCATTAACATACACACAGATTAAGAAACAATGAGCTTGTAGCCTAAAGTATATTAAGAGATAGTAGCACAATGGAGACCCCATGTCTTGGAACCTCTCCTCCAGTTGAGTCACTGAATCTTTGTCAAATTCACAGTTTCATTTTCTACCTTTTTCTCCTTAACCTCTGTTTTGAATTCGTTTTTGAGAGTCACATTGCTGCATTCATGGAACCTGAAACATGTTACTAGGTGATCATTTACGAGTCCTGCTACTTGCATGAATGAATAAACTACCGTTGGTCCCACACATTGGAAACCCCTCCGCATCATGTCCTTGCTAATGAGTTCTGCTTTTGGAGTCTTCACAGGTACTTGTCGTCCATACCGAAATTCATTTCTTATTGGTTTGTGGCTAACAAATCTCCAGCAATAATTGCTGAATGAACCAAACTCCTGCTGGACCTGTAAAAGGAAAAATCATGGCCATGTGAGTTTGGAATGCATTTATGTTGGCGGTTGACCCAATCAAggttattttcaattttttcctatcttcaaatttcaactcacataaatttaaacatattattagcatgtttggatcatattttctttcatcataatcaattatgagacTCGTGAGAAGCTATTTATAGAAGCTTCTCCCGAGAATTGATTCCGGtctcaaaattaattgtaaagGGTTTCAACACAGCATTAGTTTTGAAGCTACCTTAAGTAATTGTTTAGCATTTTCGACAATGGCGCGGAGCTTTGGTTCTGATAACAATGGCTTGCCGTTTATTTTCGGTGTTAGCAACTCCTTCTCAGTAAACTGAGCAATTGACGATGGAGCAAAGTTTTCAAAAAGCTTCCTATAAGATATCAAATAATCATAGTCAAATAACATGTTAAGTGTCATGCTTTTAAAAAACTATTAGTAGATTTAGAGATGGACATGCCTGAACATGTCTCTGTGGCTAAGAATTGATGGCCAAGTGTGTTCTGCTAATGCTTGTGAGAAGACTAGAAGCTCAAATAGCTTTCTATCATCATGGACGACTGGAACACCCCATTCTTCATCATGGAAAGCACTATACAGTGGGTCTGTAAAGAATGAAATAGCATTTCTCAGTGAGGCAATCCTATCCAGTGGGGTAATATGCACATTGGCAGCATCCTTTGCCAAAAATGAAGTTTCCAATCCCATCCCATAAATAGAGTATATTACTATATTGGAAATTACGAACCAAAAAAATCTAGATATATGCATTTGGCTAAACTGGTTAATTGAGCATTTATGTCAATAAACATACCCATTATTTTTAAGCTAAGTTAAGAAACTAATTGAAATGAGAAGAAAATAGCATATGCATAAGCTCAAAACAATTTATAAGTATTATAAGCTATTTATATAACTTTTTATGTTATGATGTGAGATAAGCTCGCCTAATGGAAaaatagcttaattaagcgcttatggtcgcGCTTAtaacataagcgcttattcataagctattttaaattttttattgaaataaatcgaaaataagctaagctcaaaacaacttatggcCACCAAACACtcacataagcgcttatgctatcagataagctcaaataagcttttTCAAACGATGATCTcttatgacataagcgtttgttcataagctatttgttgaataagctcaaaacaacttatggtAAATTTTTTACATAAGCTCAAAACAATTTATGATAAGTTGtttacataagctctcccaaacattgacataagcgcttatacgATCAGGATCAAATAAGCTTTTCTAAACAGGACCATACGCTGAGCTAGTGACTTTGAGATACCTTTAGTcaatatgaaaataagctcCTCCAATAGGGCCATGAACACCAAACCAAAAGCCAAAATGTAAATTCATGAAAAAGGCACAAAGTGTAatttaataaaagaaaaatacctAAGATTAAATAGTATTTAATAGTACAATTTTTTAGAGGCATCGATTCACATTAAAAAATCATGGCAGCGGTGAGAGGTGAGTGGTTTAGACTTCAGAGTTcagacataaaaaaaaaaagatacggTGCAGGCCCAATTACCGGAATTAGGTGTGATCCAATCACACTTCTTGGGCGGTGCTGAGGCGTTGGAAGGCGGAGACACTGCAGCTGCATCCGGCACAACCCTCGCCGGCTTAAACCCAGTGCACCTCGCGTTCCTCCTCCTACTAGTTGCACTTGCATTTGAGGTCTTTGTTGTTGAGTTGACTTTTTTGACCGACATGGACTTACTGGAACATGAATCCGAGGAGCACGTGCTGTCCAAAGACACGTTGTTACATCGTACAACAATGGAGTCAGAGATTTCCTGCACTACCTGCTTTCTCAgacgttgttgttgttgttgttgttgcggATTTTTCTGCAggttctccttctccttcttgcGTTTCGCGGCCTCTTCGATTCCGGTTCGCGGTTCAGCAGCCGGTTTAGAGAAAGAGTGAACTGCGGGCATTTTCGGTATTTGAAATGCAAGTTTTAGTTCACTGTCTTTGTTTTCGGTGTTTGGTTTGGCTGAAATATAGGGAAGGAAAATGGGGTAGGAGAAAAGAAAGCGTAGGCAAAGGGTCAGAGTCAGAGGCacacacacttgttgatgtgttgTGTTGGGTAAACGTTAAGAATTGGGTGTGTGTGAGTGAATGTTGTGTTGGTGTGTTTGGAGAGTTGGTTACCGTTAAGGAAAAGAATCCAAAGACAAAAGCAAAGGCCACCACCATGTAATGGTGTTCGGTAACCAACGGCTATGTCACCATTCTACCCATCAACGACCATGTCCATCTACATCATTCCAGAATTCTCGCTCCAACATATGGGCCGGGCCTTCCCTTTTAATCCTTCTGGACGgcccaaaataaaaacaaaaaaccctTCAAGTCATTGTCTTGTTATTGACCAAAAACAAAGTCATTGTCATGTTGTGAAGACTAGTTTCATGAGCATCCATTCAATGCCTATATACATATTAGAAGAAATGGTCCATAATTTTTTGTAAAACATGATGATTAGTTGACTATGAGCATTGACATGTAAGCTAAATAAAAATGTAACATTTTGATTAGACGATCGGACTCACGATAATAACATAAGTTTTCTTAacgtgcttttttttttcttcaccaataagcATTATAAGGAGATTATCTTTGAATCAATTACTCTTCGCCTCGCTGCCACAAATGTTATACAAGGGAGCTAACGAATTAAAGGTCAGCTATAATTTAGGTATGTAAATGGCATAAAGGCATTACTTAACAATGTAAATCACATAAAGGCATGCCAATCTTGGATAAAAAGTTAGTGATGTTACTATTCAAGTGAGATTTGGAATTAAAAGTATGGTCCATCAAGTCTTCAAAAAGACAACCTTTATTAGTAAATAACAACATGAAAGCTCACAAGAGGAACTACTAAACATATCCATAGTGAACCACTAAGAATCTCACAGAGAAAGAAGCTTTCTCAGTGATCTGAATATGAGATGTCAAGTAATTTTGTTATGATAattaggggtgggaataggctaggcctaggtaggctttgcttaaataggcttagcctgtttaaaaatcttaaggccTGAGCCTGGCCTATGGCCTATCAAAGGCTTTTTTTTCGAGCCTGGTCTGGGCCTTCCGAAAGCCTGGCTTGGCCTGGCAGCCTGTTTAAAGACCCGTTTCACAACAAGAGTTTTACGTTTGTTAATAAATTTATCTGTAAAGAAGTTatcaaacttataagctaacgggttaaattatactaaaataatattttcaacAATCAGACTTATAATATTATCAGCTAATAGGTCGTGATGAAACTAAACgagattatgttggtttcttagagTTGAAGAgtcaatttaaaatcacacgccatattaagatatttaaatacgtcatatatttatttttaaaaagacttataactttgaatcgttatataagtcaatttgcttaaatatacTAAAAtctcaataagtatataatatcaagatattattataaatttttaatatatagacatcatcaagggtaaaatatatttatacttatcatatttacaatttaccaaaaaatactaatcatatttacttaaataggctagcCTGTAAGGCTTACAAGGCTTGTTGAATGGCCTGAGCCTggcctttttaactaaataggcttttcaaaaagcctaagccttggctatttaccaatttggtctggcctggcctgggcctgtggtaggctaggccataggcccctacgaacgacctggcctattcccacccctaatGATAATTGATAAAGACAagatatgttttattttatggTAAAGATCGATTTGTTTTATTATGATAATTAAGATGGTAGTATTTGTTACGTTAAGTATATCATGTACTGATTAATTTTATCCATAACGTTAGTAGATAATTTTATAGATAATGACACTTATGTATATTATATCAGTGTAAAAGTCAAATGTAAAACACATAAAATCAAACTATCCAAATAtcaaaatgtttcaaatttaaaaataatatttataaaatgagATTTGAGAAGCATCTTTGAGATCTCATCTgcataatcaaaagcaaaaccAAGCTTTCGTGTTCCCAATCTcagttctctctttctctctctctaatcAAAAACCCTAAATCTATCTCCACCATGAAAACGAAGACTAACCAGTAATCAACGCAATCATCCATCTACAATCAACTATGGAGTCAGAACTCAAAGACCTCAATTCCAAACCACCCAAACCCAACGGCAACGCCACCGTCCGCGACGATCGTCCTCTACTCAAGTCCGATTCGGTGTCGTCGGTGTCCTCCACCTCCGAGAGCGTGGAGGAGCTGGAGAAGAAATTCGCCGCGTACGTGAGGCACGATGTGTACGGAACCATGGGGCGAGGGGAGTTGGCGACCAAGGAGAAGCTCTTGCTGGGTTTCGCATTGGTTACTCTGCTTCCAATCAGAGTCATTCTCGCTTTCACTGTGTTGTGCTGTTATTACTTGATTTGTAGGGTTTGCACCATGTTTTCAGCTCCTAATCGTGAGGATGAGCAGCAAGAAGATTACGCTCACTTGGGTGGGTGGAGGAGGGCTGTTATTGTTGCCTGTGGAAGAGCACTCTCTAGGGTTATGCTTTTCATTTTCGGCTTTTATTGGATCACCCATTCTCACACCACTATGGTACTACTAACACCTTTAACATTCATTTGCTGCAATGCACTGTGTTTAAAATGATGCAACAAACTGAAATTGAATGCTATGCAATGTCATTCACTTCAGAATAGTAGCTTTGTCTATGATATAAATGAATAGGAACAAAATGTCATTATTTGCTTAGGATTGGATGGAATTTAGTGTGTGCTTCTCATTTTAATCGGTTAATAGCATGTTCGCTTTCACAGCGAAATGCTGAAGAATCACTTCAATTTAGAGTAGATTGACTAATAGTATCTTAGCTTTTTGATTAAACTGTGTATTGAATTTAATATACAAGTGGAGAGACAGTGTTGCTGTTTAGGATTGGATGGATTTTAGCAGTTACTAGATAACAAGCTGCTAGCCAGCTTATTTGAATATATTATTTTGCTATCAAAATGTTTTGTGTGTCTTGGcatttgattttagttttgCTTATTTCTTTTGCGTGCTTCAATTTAAGGAGGAAGACAAACGTCAGCCTGAAGAGGCGAGGAGACCGGGCGTAATAATATCTAATCACGTCTCATACTTGGATATTTTGTATCATATGTCTAATTCGTTCCCAAGTTTTGTTGCCAAGGTTTGTCATGTGACAATTTTTTTTCCCCAAAAAATAAATGGATCCAGTTCATATGTATGTTGCtgactttttctttttaattttttgcttCAATCTTGGATTTCATTGATGAAGAGATCAGTGGCTAAACTTCCTCTCGTTGGTCTCATCAGGTGTGTTGGATTTTGATTATTATGGGTTTCTCTTGTGGATTATTTGGATCATTGCAAACTTAAATCTTATTGATTCGTCCTAAGTTCTTTTGATCCTGAGGTGTTCTGCTCTTTATTGTTTTCTTAAATCTCATTTCAAAATTGAACCTTCGTATGAGTAGTGATTGACTTGTAGTTCATAAAATGATAATGTTGCATTTTATATGATTCAATGTGCAGTACCTTTCCATTATAAGGGATTATTCAAAACCTAAAGCTTATATATTTGGCATGTTTTTGTGTAACAGCAAGTGCCTTGGCTGTGTCTATGTTCAGCGGGAATCAAAGTCATCGGACTTCAAGGGTGTTTCAGGTGTGTAGATAATTGGTTTATGTGCACTCTGTATTAATTATGAAGCTGTACACAatataaataaagtaaaaaaatgCTAAATCCCTTGTTTGCACCCTATTCCTCTGCCTTGTGTGGTTCTTCGGGTTATTTTTAGTTGCGTACTAAATGCATGAGGTCTTTTGCATCTTGTGTTTCTAAATTTTCTGTGGTTTAAGTGTTACCTCTAGATTGTTTATTGCAAGGTATGAATTGGATTACTCACTGTAAAATTTTGTACACCATTTGTAAAAAGAGAACGCCCAATCATTGGTGGTAATATATGAAGCACTAACGACACGGACACCGCGACAGCTAATATCCAAAAAATAGGATACCGGCACACcacatatttatatattaaaaaaaattattaatataatgaatctaaattaagaattaagaattaagatatatatatatatatatatatgtatgtatatatatatccaCTCTCTCAAATTCAATACAAGTTAATATTTATAACTTTCTCATGATGGTGAGCCTCCAAAAAATAACACTAGGATAGAGGCATTATTTCACAATGTACACTCTATTTCTTCACAAAAGAAAATCTTAAGAGAAGTTGATGAtccatattttttaaaacaactTAAGAgatttgaaaatatattttatatgtttgatttttgaatgagttttataatttaaaatatataaatgagtttggtttaaaatttaaaaccaaTATTTTATATGAAATGAATGTACTAGATGTGTCTAGCCAAGAAGAGGTGTTGGCTCAGTCTCTCGAGAAGTGTCTGAGCTGTGTCCAAGGAGTGTTCGAGtaagaaaaaaacatttttaataaGGACACTGTAAAAAAGGTTTCCAACACATGTGAAACAGGTCAGACGAGTGTTGGTGTTGGATGACTTCAATGTCCATAGGTGTCAGTGCTTCTTAGGTACTGGTAGTTAAGGAATTTAACTTGAGAAAAGTATCATTCAATCTGTTTGCTGATTGACATTGTTAATTCTCTGCATTGGTAACAGGCCAAAGTAAATAATCTtcatttttttgctaattttaattGATTTCTTTTGGAAGTATTTGAATTTCCTTTTTGGCTTGTAGATATATTCATGCTATTTGTTGCCATTTAGAGATGCCCTGACGGTCTTCCTGTTATGCATATTCACATGTGTTAAGTCAGTTATACTAGGATCTTGATACCCTGTATAATAGAAATGATATTTTCTTAATGTTTGAACCAGTAGCTAGGTTTGACATTTATTCCATCTTTAACTCTGGGACTTAAAGGTTGGCGAAATCTCTGGGTAAGCTAACATGTGAGCTTTCTTTGTGCAGCTGTTGTCACTGAAAGAATTCGAGAAGCTTATCAAAATAAATCTGCTCCGCTAATGATGTTATTTCCAGGTTATTgtcttttattttgttgttttcgTTTGCCCCAGGGGGTGGATCAGATCCATCTTTTTGTTATTAAATCGATGTTCTTGTGATCATTTAATTTAATGCTATTGTGTGTTCCACAGAAGGTACAACCACAAATGGAGATTACCTCCTTCCATTCAAGACTGGTGGTTTTTTGGCAAAGGCGCCAGTACTTCCTGTAATTATAAAATACCCTTACCAAAGATTTAGCCCTGCCTGGGATTCCATATCTGGGGTAAGTACTTGTATAGTAATCAtgtttcatgtttttttatGAATTCTGATTATAAAAGCTACTCCCGCACCCATCATCTAAGCTGCACTGTTttgttaaatattttatattttgagCCTAGAGTTGTACCTTAGATGCTAAAATTACTTGATTGTTATTGAATTGAGGTTTGATTTCATATTTGAAAATTGAGAAGAAAGCTAGTGGGCGGAACTCTTTACACTCGTGTTGGCTGCATTTGGCAGCTGGAACTTTTTAGTCATTACTGCAGTCTGCAAATGAATAGTACTAAAAAGCATTTCCTTCCCGCTTTTGTAAATCATAAAAGATTGTTGGTCCATTCCAGGAAAATGGAGACTAGCTTGCTTCAAAGTATACTGTCCTAACCATTTAAGTGAAGCAAGTTATTTCTGCTGTTGTCCTTTTTTTTGTGTAAAATGCTAA
This is a stretch of genomic DNA from Lotus japonicus ecotype B-129 chromosome 1, LjGifu_v1.2. It encodes these proteins:
- the LOC130727717 gene encoding protein BRASSINAZOLE-RESISTANT 1, which codes for MPSDGATSAATNRRKPSWRERENNRRRERRRRAIAAKIYTGLRAQGNYNLPKHCDNNEVLKALCAEAGWTVEEDGTTYRKGSNAAAGGGAGDGAGTSTRNTPFSSQNPSPLSSSFPSPIPSYQVSPTSSSFPSPSRLDASNLYPYMRNVFPASLPPLRISNSAPVTPPLSSPTSRNNPKPIPTWDSIAKASMAAASFNHPLFAASAPASPSHRHLYTPPTIPECDESDSSTVESGQWLNFQAFAPFAPSPPSGMQMSPTFNFIKPVMRQQQNMPDSRDQEMRSSEADFGVQVKPWVGERIHEVGLDDLELTLGSGKAPS
- the LOC130727718 gene encoding uncharacterized protein LOC130727718 isoform X2, which produces MPAVHSFSKPAAEPRTGIEEAAKRKKEKENLQKNPQQQQQQQRLRKQVVQEISDSIVVRCNNVSLDSTCSSDSCSSKSMSVKKVNSTTKTSNASATSRRRNARCTGFKPARVVPDAAAVSPPSNASAPPKKCDWITPNSDPLYSAFHDEEWGVPVVHDDRKLFELLVFSQALAEHTWPSILSHRDMFRHLFENFAPSSIAQFTEKELLTPKINGKPLLSEPKLRAIVENAKQLLKVQQEFGSFSNYCWRFVSHKPIRNEFRYGRQVPVKTPKAELISKDMMRRGFQCVGPTVVYSFMQVAGLVNDHLVTCFRFHECSNVTLKNEFKTEVKEKKVENETVNLTKIQ
- the LOC130727718 gene encoding uncharacterized protein LOC130727718 isoform X1, with the protein product MPAVHSFSKPAAEPRTGIEEAAKRKKEKENLQKNPQQQQQQQRLRKQVVQEISDSIVVRCNNVSLDSTCSSDSCSSKSMSVKKVNSTTKTSNASATSRRRNARCTGFKPARVVPDAAAVSPPSNASAPPKKCDWITPNSDPLYSAFHDEEWGVPVVHDDRKLFELLVFSQALAEHTWPSILSHRDMFRKLFENFAPSSIAQFTEKELLTPKINGKPLLSEPKLRAIVENAKQLLKVQQEFGSFSNYCWRFVSHKPIRNEFRYGRQVPVKTPKAELISKDMMRRGFQCVGPTVVYSFMQVAGLVNDHLVTCFRFHECSNVTLKNEFKTEVKEKKVENETVNLTKIQ
- the LOC130727720 gene encoding lysophospholipid acyltransferase LPEAT1 isoform X2 — protein: MESELKDLNSKPPKPNGNATVRDDRPLLKSDSVSSVSSTSESVEELEKKFAAYVRHDVYGTMGRGELATKEKLLLGFALVTLLPIRVILAFTVLCCYYLICRVCTMFSAPNREDEQQEDYAHLGGWRRAVIVACGRALSRVMLFIFGFYWITHSHTTMEEDKRQPEEARRPGVIISNHVSYLDILYHMSNSFPSFVAKRSVAKLPLVGLISKCLGCVYVQRESKSSDFKGVSAVVTERIREAYQNKSAPLMMLFPEGTTTNGDYLLPFKTGGFLAKAPVLPVIIKYPYQRFSPAWDSISGVRHVIFLLCQFVNNIEVIRLPVYYPSQQEMDDPKIYADNVRRLMATEGNLTLSDIGLAEKRIYHAALNGLFSQC
- the LOC130727720 gene encoding lysophospholipid acyltransferase LPEAT1 isoform X1, which gives rise to MESELKDLNSKPPKPNGNATVRDDRPLLKSDSVSSVSSTSESVEELEKKFAAYVRHDVYGTMGRGELATKEKLLLGFALVTLLPIRVILAFTVLCCYYLICRVCTMFSAPNREDEQQEDYAHLGGWRRAVIVACGRALSRVMLFIFGFYWITHSHTTMEEDKRQPEEARRPGVIISNHVSYLDILYHMSNSFPSFVAKRSVAKLPLVGLISKCLGCVYVQRESKSSDFKGVSAVVTERIREAYQNKSAPLMMLFPEGTTTNGDYLLPFKTGGFLAKAPVLPVIIKYPYQRFSPAWDSISGVRHVIFLLCQFVNNIEVIRLPVYYPSQQEMDDPKIYADNVRRLMATEGNLTLSDIGLAEKRIYHAALNGNNSLPSVLHQKDD